A stretch of Myceligenerans xiligouense DNA encodes these proteins:
- a CDS encoding ABC transporter ATP-binding protein codes for MPHDPAGSTLSTFASIRRLYPYVRSAIPPLTGGLLSALGASLAALAIPHVLQYVVDGPLTRGVATRDWTGLAWSVVLVLAFGLAEVGLVALRRNLVMFPGTRVEHAMRMAMFRHLQDLPAAFHDRWPGGQLLSRVMGDLGMLRRWLVFGLLQLVLNVATIAVGVGVLVATAGWLGLVYLAGAVPVVVIVFRFSRRYRVISRRSQDQSGDLANTVEESVHGIRVLKAFGRGHDALHSFTGQADTLRRTELHKAGVDARLMAALTLIPEVTLGVCLVLGVWLTGTGQMTVGDLVLFFATTAVVGGPVVDLGMSLSMTINARSAVDRYFEVMETAPALTDPEHPATLPAGRGRDVALRDVSFAYPDAGRGRDVLEHVDLDLPAGTTTALVGLTGSGKSTVAMLVPRIYDVTGGQVLLDGVDVRHLTRHDLRRHVAVAFEDPTLFSASVRDNVLLGVPESGPGAVGEAERTRRMHEALEVAQAGFVHDLPDGVETRIGEEGLSLSGGQRQRLALARAIAARPGVLVLDDPLSALDVTTEEAVTRRLADVLHGTTTLVIAHRPSTVALADRVAVLEDGRISAVGPHSELLATSAHYRHVISSLEEDYVSHDHPGSAAGPAAPADEEVSA; via the coding sequence ATGCCTCATGACCCCGCAGGTTCCACCCTGTCCACTTTCGCATCGATTCGACGTCTCTACCCCTACGTCCGATCGGCCATCCCGCCGCTGACCGGCGGCCTGCTGTCCGCCCTCGGCGCGAGCCTCGCCGCCCTCGCGATCCCGCACGTGCTCCAGTACGTCGTCGACGGCCCGCTCACGCGCGGCGTGGCGACGCGCGACTGGACCGGCCTCGCCTGGTCCGTCGTGCTGGTCCTCGCGTTCGGCCTCGCCGAGGTGGGGCTGGTCGCGTTGCGCCGCAACCTCGTCATGTTCCCGGGCACGCGGGTCGAGCACGCGATGCGCATGGCGATGTTCCGGCACCTGCAGGACCTGCCCGCCGCGTTCCACGACAGGTGGCCCGGCGGCCAGCTCCTGTCCCGCGTCATGGGCGACCTCGGCATGCTGCGCCGCTGGCTCGTCTTCGGCCTGCTGCAGCTCGTGCTGAACGTCGCCACCATCGCCGTCGGCGTGGGTGTCCTGGTCGCGACGGCGGGCTGGCTCGGACTGGTCTACCTCGCCGGCGCCGTGCCGGTGGTGGTGATCGTCTTCCGGTTCTCCCGCAGGTACCGCGTCATCTCGCGCCGCTCCCAGGACCAGTCCGGCGACCTCGCCAACACCGTCGAGGAGTCGGTCCACGGCATCCGCGTCCTGAAGGCCTTCGGCCGGGGCCACGACGCGCTGCACTCGTTCACGGGGCAGGCCGACACGCTGCGCCGCACGGAACTGCACAAGGCGGGCGTCGACGCCCGCCTCATGGCCGCCCTCACCCTCATCCCCGAGGTCACGCTCGGCGTCTGCCTCGTGCTCGGCGTCTGGCTGACCGGCACCGGGCAGATGACCGTGGGCGACCTGGTGCTGTTCTTCGCCACCACCGCCGTCGTGGGCGGGCCCGTCGTCGACCTCGGCATGAGCCTGTCCATGACGATCAACGCCCGCAGCGCCGTCGACCGCTACTTCGAGGTCATGGAGACCGCGCCCGCCCTCACCGACCCCGAGCACCCCGCCACGCTGCCCGCCGGCCGGGGGCGCGACGTCGCCCTGCGGGACGTGTCCTTCGCCTACCCCGACGCCGGCCGGGGCCGTGACGTCCTGGAGCACGTCGACCTCGACCTGCCCGCGGGGACGACGACGGCCCTGGTGGGCCTCACCGGCTCCGGCAAGTCCACCGTCGCGATGCTCGTCCCGCGCATCTACGACGTCACCGGCGGGCAGGTGCTGCTCGACGGCGTCGACGTGCGCCACCTGACCCGCCACGACCTGCGCCGGCACGTCGCCGTCGCGTTCGAGGACCCCACGCTGTTCTCGGCGTCCGTCCGGGACAACGTGCTGCTCGGCGTCCCCGAGTCCGGGCCCGGCGCGGTGGGGGAGGCCGAGCGCACCCGCCGCATGCACGAGGCCCTGGAGGTCGCCCAGGCAGGGTTCGTCCACGACCTGCCCGACGGCGTGGAGACCCGCATCGGGGAGGAGGGCCTGTCCCTGTCCGGCGGCCAGCGCCAGCGCCTCGCGCTCGCCCGTGCCATCGCCGCCCGGCCCGGCGTCCTCGTGCTCGACGACCCCCTCTCCGCGCTCGACGTCACCACCGAGGAGGCCGTCACCCGGCGCCTGGCCGACGTCCTGCACGGCACCACCACCCTCGTCATCGCCCACCGCCCCTCCACCGTGGCCCTCGCCGACCGGGTCGCCGTCCTCGAGGACGGCCGGATCTCCGCCGTCGGGCCGCACAGCGAGCTGCTCGCCACGAGCGCGCACTACCGCCACGTCATCTCCAGCCTCGAGGAGGACTACGTGTCGCACGACCATCCCGGCTCGGCCGCCGGCCCGGCCGCCCCCGCGGACGAGGAGGTGAGCGCGTGA
- a CDS encoding ABC transporter ATP-binding protein yields the protein MSAPDGRRRPTNAEHDDETSLDRATSRAVRRRSIALLGDLLRPHARILAWAAVLVTASSAAQVAGPWLVSLAIDKALPALPGDVGPLAAIGGAYLAAAVVAGVAIGAYRRVAARIAQNVLLDLRRRVFRQTQRLSLEFHESYTSGRIISRQTSDLEALRELLDGGLVGVIASVLVMTFTAVGLTILDPLSGLVLMTGLVPAWFLLRWFRKHSQVAYREQRTWSARLIVKFVETMTGIRAVQAFNREATTERDYDRIGSAYRDANLRIFGINGRFAPGLLLIGNVTVVVALAAGGWRVLEGTLAVGVLVAVLLYVKRFFAPIQQIAMFYNAFQSAAAALEKVSGLLAEEPTVVEPAEPVDLPAPRGELRLEHVRFAYGDGPVVLPGLDLTIPAGQTVALVGTTGAGKSTIAKLVTRFYDATGGRVLVDGVDIRDIASPVLRRNVVMVTQESYLFSGSVAENIALGRPDATREEIEAAARAVGAHGFVENLPDGYDTEVNKRGGRVSAGQRQLLSFARAFLADPTVLVLDEATSSLDLPGERLVQRGLQSLLADRTAIIIAHRLSTVEIADRVLVLEHGEVVEDGSPDELVDRGGRFAALNAAWQDSLV from the coding sequence GTGAGCGCACCCGACGGCCGCCGTCGTCCCACGAACGCCGAGCACGACGACGAGACCAGCCTCGACCGCGCCACCTCCCGTGCCGTGCGGCGCCGCTCCATCGCCCTGCTGGGCGACCTCCTGCGCCCGCACGCGCGGATCCTCGCCTGGGCCGCCGTCCTGGTCACGGCCTCCAGCGCCGCACAGGTCGCCGGCCCCTGGCTCGTCTCCCTCGCCATCGACAAGGCGCTGCCCGCCCTGCCCGGCGACGTCGGCCCGCTGGCCGCGATCGGCGGCGCCTACCTGGCCGCCGCCGTGGTCGCCGGCGTCGCCATCGGCGCCTACCGCCGCGTCGCCGCCAGGATCGCCCAGAACGTCCTCCTCGACCTGCGCCGCCGCGTCTTCCGCCAGACCCAGCGCCTCAGTCTGGAGTTCCACGAGTCCTACACCTCGGGGCGGATCATCTCCCGGCAGACGAGCGACCTGGAGGCCCTGCGCGAGCTGCTCGACGGCGGCCTCGTCGGCGTCATCGCGTCGGTGCTGGTCATGACCTTCACCGCTGTCGGGCTCACGATCCTGGACCCGCTGTCCGGGCTCGTCCTGATGACGGGGCTCGTCCCCGCCTGGTTCCTCCTGCGCTGGTTCCGCAAGCACTCGCAGGTCGCCTACCGCGAGCAGCGCACGTGGTCGGCCCGCCTCATCGTGAAGTTCGTCGAGACGATGACCGGCATCCGGGCGGTCCAGGCGTTCAACCGCGAGGCCACCACCGAGCGGGACTACGACCGGATCGGCAGCGCGTACCGTGACGCCAACCTCCGGATCTTCGGCATCAACGGACGGTTCGCCCCGGGCCTGCTGCTCATCGGGAACGTGACCGTCGTCGTGGCGCTGGCCGCCGGCGGCTGGCGGGTGCTGGAAGGCACCCTGGCGGTCGGCGTGCTGGTGGCCGTGCTGCTGTACGTGAAGCGGTTCTTCGCGCCGATCCAGCAGATCGCCATGTTCTACAACGCGTTCCAGTCCGCGGCGGCCGCGCTGGAGAAGGTCTCCGGGCTGCTGGCCGAGGAGCCGACCGTCGTCGAACCCGCCGAGCCCGTCGACCTGCCCGCCCCGCGCGGCGAGCTGCGCCTGGAGCACGTGCGCTTCGCCTACGGCGACGGGCCCGTGGTGCTGCCCGGCCTCGACCTGACGATCCCCGCCGGGCAGACGGTGGCCCTGGTGGGCACCACCGGGGCGGGCAAGTCCACGATCGCGAAGCTGGTGACCCGGTTCTACGACGCGACCGGCGGGCGGGTGCTGGTCGACGGCGTCGACATCCGGGACATCGCCTCCCCGGTGCTCCGCCGCAACGTCGTGATGGTGACCCAGGAGTCGTACCTGTTCAGCGGGTCGGTGGCGGAGAACATCGCGCTCGGGCGGCCCGACGCCACGCGGGAGGAGATCGAGGCGGCCGCACGGGCCGTCGGGGCCCACGGATTCGTCGAGAACCTGCCGGACGGCTACGACACCGAGGTGAACAAGCGCGGCGGCCGCGTGTCCGCGGGACAGCGTCAGCTCCTGTCCTTCGCGCGAGCGTTCCTGGCCGACCCGACGGTGCTGGTGCTCGACGAGGCGACGTCGTCCCTGGACCTGCCCGGCGAACGGCTCGTGCAGCGCGGCCTGCAGTCGCTGCTCGCGGACCGCACGGCGATCATCATCGCGCACCGGCTCTCCACCGTGGAGATCGCGGACCGCGTGCTGGTGCTGGAGCACGGCGAGGTCGTGGAGGACGGCAGCCCCGACGAGCTCGTGGACCGGGGCGGCCGGTTCGCCGCGCTGAACGCGGCGTGGCAGGACTCGCTGGTCTGA
- a CDS encoding T6SS immunity protein Tdi1 domain-containing protein, which yields MHLIREFTPVAYDFALSSWGWLGITDQVARFASCFGDIFLESPTGWWFLDTVEGTLERRWQTMDEMFRELESAEGRAEYLLEETLHQAEARGMSLADDEVFAFLPPPAVTGSMAVENLAPLRFAIAASLSGRIHQELRVAATPALPAASAPGQHAARPGAHAAPEPYTPRPYTPQAWSAPTPRAPAPRNPAPAYQAPPSHLVPGHSETQPRNPAPAVPEPLPAWAPPSHVPPETTLTGSYPAARPASRARHFA from the coding sequence GTGCACCTGATCCGAGAGTTCACCCCCGTCGCCTACGACTTCGCTCTCTCCTCGTGGGGCTGGCTCGGCATCACCGATCAGGTGGCCAGATTCGCCTCGTGCTTCGGCGACATCTTCTTGGAGTCGCCCACCGGGTGGTGGTTCCTCGACACCGTCGAGGGCACGCTCGAGAGGCGGTGGCAGACCATGGACGAGATGTTCCGGGAGCTCGAGTCGGCGGAGGGCCGCGCCGAGTACCTGCTGGAGGAGACCCTGCACCAGGCCGAGGCGCGCGGGATGAGCCTGGCGGACGACGAGGTGTTCGCCTTCCTCCCCCCGCCCGCGGTGACCGGGTCGATGGCGGTGGAGAACCTCGCCCCGCTGCGCTTCGCGATCGCGGCGAGCCTCTCGGGACGGATCCATCAGGAGCTGCGCGTCGCCGCGACCCCGGCCCTGCCCGCCGCGTCGGCGCCCGGACAGCACGCCGCGCGACCGGGTGCCCACGCCGCGCCGGAGCCGTACACGCCCCGGCCCTACACGCCGCAGGCGTGGTCCGCGCCGACGCCTCGGGCCCCGGCACCGCGCAACCCGGCGCCCGCCTACCAGGCGCCGCCCAGCCACCTCGTACCGGGCCACTCCGAGACGCAGCCCCGCAACCCCGCGCCCGCCGTGCCCGAGCCGCTCCCGGCCTGGGCGCCGCCGTCGCACGTGCCGCCGGAGACGACGCTCACGGGCTCGTACCCCGCCGCGCGCCCCGCGTCCCGCGCGCGCCACTTCGCCTGA
- a CDS encoding lipase maturation factor family protein: MPDWLTWWTTTDYDVARQVLQRGFGALYVVAFWGVLRQFRPLSGERGLTPAPLRLAATTWRDGPSLFRVRYSDGLLVAVAWCGVALGAAAVVGLPQAGDWWVPMLCFGALWFGYLSVVNAGGRFYGFGWETLLCEAGFVVAFLGSPGGFGVSDGVATPVLTILAVRWLLFRVELGAGLIKWRGDPAWRDLTALDYHHETQPMPGPFSWHAHHLPRWWHRFEVAGNHVTQLGLPWLLLLPQPFASVTGIAVVLTQGWLVVTGNFAWLNWATILLGLGVVSDGTWEWLLGRTGIPVPAGAGQPGPDGVAAAGVPVAYVAVVSAAMLLLAVLSVWPALNLASPRQRMNASFEPFRLVNAYGAFGSMTKRRVEIVVEGTDADDPEAASRAPHGSPEGWREYEFRGKPGDPARRPPQWAPYHLRLDWQMWFLPLGHASGWFTVLLRRLLEADAPTLRLLRTDPFEGAPPRWVRAVAWRYRYTTRAERAETGHWWVREAPRVVVRPMRVTLS; this comes from the coding sequence GTGCCCGACTGGCTGACCTGGTGGACCACCACCGACTACGACGTCGCGCGGCAGGTGCTCCAGCGCGGGTTCGGCGCGCTCTACGTGGTCGCGTTCTGGGGTGTGCTGCGCCAGTTCCGGCCGCTGAGCGGCGAGCGCGGCCTCACGCCCGCGCCCCTCCGGCTGGCCGCCACGACCTGGCGTGACGGTCCGAGCCTCTTCCGGGTGCGCTATTCCGACGGGCTGCTCGTGGCCGTCGCGTGGTGCGGGGTCGCGCTGGGTGCGGCGGCCGTCGTCGGGCTGCCGCAGGCCGGGGACTGGTGGGTGCCGATGCTCTGCTTCGGCGCCCTGTGGTTCGGCTACCTGTCCGTGGTGAACGCGGGTGGGCGGTTCTACGGGTTCGGCTGGGAGACCCTGCTGTGCGAGGCCGGGTTCGTGGTCGCGTTCCTGGGGTCGCCCGGCGGGTTCGGCGTGTCCGACGGCGTCGCGACGCCGGTCCTCACGATCCTGGCCGTGCGCTGGCTGCTGTTCCGGGTCGAGCTCGGCGCGGGGCTCATCAAGTGGCGCGGGGACCCGGCCTGGCGTGACCTGACCGCCCTCGACTACCACCACGAGACCCAGCCGATGCCCGGGCCGTTCTCCTGGCACGCGCATCATCTGCCGCGCTGGTGGCACCGGTTCGAGGTGGCCGGGAACCACGTGACACAGCTCGGGCTGCCGTGGCTGCTGCTCCTGCCCCAGCCGTTCGCGTCGGTCACGGGTATCGCCGTCGTGCTGACACAGGGCTGGCTCGTGGTCACCGGGAACTTCGCCTGGCTCAACTGGGCGACGATCCTCCTGGGGCTCGGCGTGGTCTCGGACGGCACGTGGGAGTGGCTGCTCGGCCGGACCGGGATCCCCGTGCCCGCCGGCGCCGGGCAGCCGGGGCCGGACGGCGTCGCCGCGGCCGGGGTGCCGGTGGCCTACGTGGCCGTGGTCAGCGCGGCGATGCTCCTGCTGGCCGTCCTGTCGGTGTGGCCCGCGCTCAACCTCGCCTCACCGCGGCAGCGGATGAACGCCTCGTTCGAGCCGTTCCGGCTCGTCAACGCCTACGGGGCGTTCGGGTCGATGACGAAGCGCCGGGTCGAGATCGTCGTCGAGGGGACGGACGCCGACGACCCCGAGGCGGCGTCGCGCGCGCCGCACGGCAGCCCGGAGGGGTGGCGCGAGTACGAGTTCCGGGGCAAGCCCGGCGACCCGGCGCGCCGGCCGCCGCAGTGGGCGCCGTACCACCTGCGGCTCGACTGGCAGATGTGGTTCCTGCCCCTCGGCCACGCCTCGGGGTGGTTCACCGTGCTGCTGCGCCGCCTCCTGGAGGCCGACGCGCCCACCCTGCGCCTGCTGCGCACCGACCCGTTCGAGGGCGCGCCTCCCCGCTGGGTCCGCGCCGTGGCCTGGCGCTACCGGTACACCACCCGCGCCGAGCGCGCCGAGACGGGCCACTGGTGGGTACGCGAGGCCCCGCGCGTCGTGGTGCGGCCGATGCGTGTAACGCTCTCGTAA
- a CDS encoding LysR family transcriptional regulator, translated as MPADLDLTRLRVLAAVARTGSVTSAARVLGYAQPSVSHHLSRLESEAGIPLLQRAGRGVRLTEAGRLLADRAEEILARVDGAARELEALAEMRAGRARLAAFPSALATIVPAAVANLRADLPGLAVSLLEAEPPEAVDALRAGKVDVALVFEHTDVKHTRSIEDLSRFEVTDVFDEPVHLVRAVADAPADATDGVCDPPALATLADADWIAGCERCRADLLARCAQAGFAPRIAFETDDYVAIQALVASGAGVSTVPALTLRAHRDPGVVTAPLPGAIRRIMALTIGAPTPPARELIARLAAVGQRFADEDQLAAAS; from the coding sequence ATGCCCGCAGACCTCGACCTGACCCGCCTGCGCGTGCTCGCGGCCGTCGCCCGCACCGGCTCCGTGACGTCCGCGGCCCGAGTGCTCGGCTACGCGCAGCCGTCGGTCAGCCACCACCTGTCCCGCCTGGAGTCCGAGGCCGGGATCCCGCTGCTCCAGCGCGCCGGCCGCGGCGTCCGGCTCACCGAGGCCGGCCGGCTCCTGGCGGACCGCGCCGAGGAGATCCTGGCCCGCGTGGACGGCGCCGCCCGCGAGCTGGAGGCCCTCGCCGAGATGCGCGCCGGGCGCGCCCGCCTCGCCGCCTTCCCCTCCGCGCTCGCCACGATCGTCCCCGCGGCCGTCGCGAACCTCCGCGCCGACCTCCCCGGGCTGGCCGTCAGCCTCCTCGAGGCCGAACCCCCCGAGGCCGTGGACGCGCTGCGCGCCGGCAAGGTCGACGTCGCCCTCGTCTTCGAGCACACCGACGTCAAGCACACCCGCAGCATCGAGGACCTGTCCCGCTTCGAGGTGACCGACGTCTTCGACGAGCCCGTGCACCTGGTGCGAGCGGTCGCCGACGCGCCCGCCGACGCCACCGACGGGGTGTGCGACCCGCCCGCCCTCGCCACGCTGGCCGACGCCGACTGGATCGCGGGGTGCGAACGCTGCCGCGCCGACCTCCTGGCACGCTGCGCCCAGGCCGGGTTCGCGCCGCGGATCGCGTTCGAGACGGACGACTACGTCGCCATCCAGGCGCTCGTCGCCTCGGGGGCCGGCGTGAGCACGGTGCCCGCCCTCACGCTGCGCGCGCACCGCGACCCGGGGGTGGTGACCGCTCCCCTGCCCGGCGCCATCCGGCGGATCATGGCACTCACCATCGGGGCGCCCACGCCGCCCGCCCGCGAGCTCATCGCGCGGCTGGCCGCCGTCGGGCAGCGTTTCGCCGACGAGGACCAGCTCGCCGCGGCCTCCTGA
- a CDS encoding threonine ammonia-lyase produces the protein MTAAPSAVTASSPASAQQVVPGMREVLSAHARIEQLVVRTPATSYAELDAATGARVVVKHENLQHTGAFKVRGALNLLLSMTPAERERGVVVYSTGNHAQAQAYAARHTGAPATIVMPAGPTPPNPLKERAVRALGARLELAGQSLTEAAGHAAHLAARDGARLVSAADEPLLVAGVATCYLELLQQAPGLDAIVVPVGGGSGAAAACVVAAAIAPHVEVIGVQSDAAPAAHDSWRSGELVERPAATRAEGLATGTGFSLTQSVLRDHLTDFLLVSDDEISAAQHRYLTAARTVAEGAGAAALAAVVRYPERFAGRRVGVLCTGGNASDAELRRAFEER, from the coding sequence ATGACCGCCGCACCGTCCGCCGTGACCGCGTCCAGCCCCGCCTCCGCCCAGCAGGTCGTGCCCGGGATGCGCGAGGTGCTCTCCGCCCACGCGCGGATCGAGCAGCTCGTGGTGCGCACCCCGGCCACGTCGTACGCCGAGCTCGACGCGGCCACCGGCGCGCGTGTCGTCGTGAAGCACGAGAACCTGCAGCACACCGGCGCGTTCAAGGTGCGCGGGGCGCTCAACCTCCTGCTGTCCATGACGCCCGCGGAGCGCGAACGCGGCGTCGTCGTCTACTCCACCGGGAACCACGCCCAGGCGCAGGCGTACGCCGCCCGCCACACGGGCGCGCCGGCCACCATCGTCATGCCCGCCGGCCCGACCCCGCCGAACCCCCTCAAGGAGCGCGCGGTGCGGGCACTCGGCGCGCGCCTCGAACTCGCCGGGCAGTCCCTCACCGAGGCCGCGGGCCACGCGGCGCACCTCGCCGCGCGCGACGGCGCCCGGCTCGTGTCCGCCGCCGACGAGCCGCTCCTCGTCGCCGGTGTCGCCACCTGCTATCTCGAACTGCTGCAGCAGGCGCCCGGCCTCGACGCGATCGTCGTCCCCGTGGGCGGCGGCTCCGGCGCGGCCGCCGCCTGCGTCGTGGCCGCCGCTATCGCGCCGCACGTGGAGGTGATCGGCGTCCAGTCCGACGCCGCCCCCGCCGCGCACGACTCCTGGCGGTCCGGCGAACTCGTCGAGCGTCCCGCCGCGACCCGCGCCGAGGGCCTCGCGACCGGCACCGGCTTCAGCCTCACCCAGTCCGTCCTGCGCGACCACCTCACCGACTTCCTGCTCGTGTCCGACGACGAGATCTCCGCCGCGCAGCACCGCTACCTCACCGCGGCGCGGACCGTCGCCGAAGGGGCCGGCGCGGCAGCCCTCGCCGCCGTCGTCCGGTACCCCGAACGGTTCGCCGGACGCCGTGTCGGCGTCCTGTGCACCGGCGGCAACGCGTCCGACGCCGAGCTCCGCCGCGCCTTCGAGGAGCGATGA
- a CDS encoding L-threonylcarbamoyladenylate synthase: MARYLEVHPRDPQPRSIAQAVATLRDGGLIAYPTDSGYALGACLDSHDAVGRIREIRRLDAHHHYTLVCADFAQMGRLVKLDNSAFRAIKAATPGPYTFILPATAEVPRRLAHPRKKTVGVRIPDHRVVAALLREVGEPLLSSTLILPGQTEPLADGYVVKETLDKVVDVVLDDGGTGAAEPTTVVDWSGGSPEIVREGAGDPGRFA; this comes from the coding sequence ATGGCCCGCTACCTCGAGGTCCACCCGAGAGACCCGCAGCCGCGCAGCATCGCCCAGGCCGTCGCCACGCTCCGCGACGGCGGGCTCATCGCCTACCCGACCGACTCCGGCTACGCCCTCGGGGCGTGCCTGGACAGTCATGACGCCGTCGGGCGTATCCGGGAGATCCGGCGCCTCGACGCGCACCACCACTACACCCTGGTGTGCGCCGACTTCGCCCAGATGGGACGGCTCGTCAAGCTCGACAACAGCGCGTTCCGCGCCATCAAGGCCGCCACGCCCGGCCCTTACACGTTCATCCTCCCCGCCACCGCGGAGGTCCCGCGCCGGCTCGCGCACCCGCGGAAGAAGACCGTCGGCGTCCGCATCCCGGACCACCGCGTCGTGGCCGCCCTGCTGCGCGAGGTCGGGGAGCCGCTGCTCTCCTCCACCCTGATCCTGCCCGGGCAGACCGAACCCCTGGCCGACGGCTACGTCGTGAAGGAGACGCTCGACAAGGTGGTGGACGTCGTCCTGGACGACGGCGGGACGGGGGCCGCCGAACCCACGACCGTCGTCGACTGGTCAGGTGGTTCCCCCGAGATCGTCCGGGAGGGCGCCGGGGACCCCGGACGCTTCGCGTGA
- a CDS encoding UTP--glucose-1-phosphate uridylyltransferase, with protein MSDATAQPHGLQQARDKMTEAGVAPAAIETFDRFYRILVSGETGLIREDDVEPLTGIPRHADLDIDPADAADALGRTAICKLNGGLGTSMGMDRAKSLLPVRVAADGTVLTFLDIIAGQIRAARRATGARLPLILMDSFRTRDDTLAALSRYPDLAVDGLPLDFLQNREPKLLADTLEPVRWDPDPSLEWCPPGHGDLYAALHANGIVTGLLEAGFRYLSVSNSDNLGAAPDADIAGWFAASGAPYAAEMCAKTPADVKGGQLVRRRSDGRIVQRETAQTHADDMAYALDASRHPYFHTNNLWFDLEALGAELERTGGVLELPLIRNEKTVDPSDSSSPAVVQIESAMGAAVRVFEGATAIEVPRSRFLPVKTTNDLLLLRSDVYELDDDHRLNATFDAEAGESAPLVDLDKRYYKLIDGFTARFDAGAPSLTAAESLTVTGDWTFGSGVTAVGAAALPEPSEASGGTPGRVPDGATVGPDGIA; from the coding sequence ATGAGCGATGCGACCGCACAGCCGCACGGCCTCCAGCAGGCACGGGACAAGATGACGGAGGCGGGCGTGGCGCCCGCCGCCATCGAGACATTCGACCGCTTCTACCGGATCCTCGTCTCCGGTGAGACCGGCCTCATCCGCGAGGACGACGTCGAGCCCCTCACCGGCATCCCCCGCCACGCCGACCTCGACATCGACCCCGCCGACGCCGCCGATGCCCTCGGCCGGACCGCGATCTGCAAGCTCAACGGCGGTCTCGGCACCTCGATGGGGATGGACCGCGCCAAGAGCCTCCTGCCGGTCCGGGTGGCGGCCGACGGCACCGTCCTGACCTTTCTCGACATCATCGCCGGGCAGATCCGTGCCGCCCGCCGGGCCACCGGCGCCCGGCTTCCGCTCATCCTCATGGACTCCTTCCGGACCAGGGACGACACGCTGGCGGCGCTGTCCCGGTACCCGGACCTCGCGGTCGACGGGCTGCCCCTGGACTTCCTGCAGAACCGTGAGCCCAAGCTGCTGGCCGACACCCTGGAGCCGGTGCGATGGGACCCGGATCCCTCCCTCGAATGGTGCCCGCCCGGCCACGGCGACCTCTACGCCGCGCTCCACGCCAACGGCATCGTGACCGGCCTCCTGGAGGCCGGGTTCCGGTACCTGTCCGTCTCCAACTCCGACAACCTGGGCGCCGCGCCGGACGCCGACATCGCGGGCTGGTTCGCGGCCTCCGGCGCCCCCTACGCGGCGGAGATGTGCGCGAAGACCCCCGCCGACGTGAAGGGCGGCCAGCTCGTGCGCCGCAGGTCCGACGGCCGCATCGTGCAGCGCGAGACCGCTCAGACCCACGCCGACGACATGGCCTACGCCCTGGACGCGTCCCGCCACCCCTACTTCCACACGAACAACCTCTGGTTCGACCTCGAGGCGCTCGGCGCGGAACTGGAACGCACCGGCGGTGTGCTGGAGCTCCCGCTCATCCGCAACGAGAAGACGGTCGACCCGTCGGACTCCTCCTCGCCCGCCGTCGTCCAGATCGAGTCCGCGATGGGTGCCGCGGTCCGCGTCTTCGAGGGGGCGACCGCCATCGAGGTGCCCCGGAGCCGCTTCCTCCCGGTCAAGACGACGAACGACCTGCTGCTGCTTCGCTCCGACGTGTACGAGCTGGACGACGACCACCGGCTGAACGCCACGTTCGACGCCGAGGCCGGCGAGTCCGCGCCCCTTGTCGACCTGGACAAGCGCTACTACAAGCTGATCGACGGCTTCACCGCCCGGTTCGACGCGGGCGCGCCGTCGCTGACCGCCGCCGAGTCCCTCACGGTCACCGGTGACTGGACGTTCGGGTCGGGCGTGACTGCGGTCGGCGCGGCGGCGCTGCCCGAGCCGTCGGAGGCCTCCGGCGGAACGCCCGGTCGCGTGCCCGACGGCGCGACCGTGGGGCCCGACGGCATCGCCTGA
- a CDS encoding LemA family protein has protein sequence MDIGAVIALAIVVVIILVLVFWVVGIYNGLVRARNAYKNAWAQVDVQVKRRHDLIPNIVQIAKGSLVHERATLEAVIQARSQAVTAQSAASAAPGDPGAMQALAEGENMLTQAMGRFIALTEAYPDLKANQTLLQAMEDLRSTENKVAFARQAYNDGVMFYNNKREVFPASLIAGPAGFAEAALFEIEDPAQREAPQVDLDLPDYPA, from the coding sequence ATGGACATCGGAGCAGTCATCGCGCTGGCGATCGTCGTCGTCATCATCCTCGTGCTGGTGTTCTGGGTGGTGGGGATCTACAACGGTCTCGTTCGCGCCCGCAACGCCTACAAGAACGCCTGGGCTCAGGTCGACGTGCAGGTCAAGCGCCGCCACGACCTCATCCCCAACATCGTCCAGATCGCCAAGGGCTCGCTCGTGCACGAGCGGGCCACCCTGGAGGCCGTCATCCAGGCGCGCTCCCAGGCGGTCACCGCCCAGTCCGCCGCCTCGGCCGCTCCGGGGGACCCCGGCGCGATGCAGGCGCTGGCCGAGGGCGAGAACATGCTGACCCAGGCCATGGGCCGGTTCATCGCCCTCACCGAGGCCTACCCGGACCTCAAGGCCAACCAGACCCTGCTCCAGGCGATGGAGGACCTCCGCTCCACGGAGAACAAGGTCGCGTTCGCCCGCCAGGCCTACAACGACGGGGTCATGTTCTACAACAACAAGCGCGAGGTCTTCCCCGCGAGCCTCATCGCCGGGCCGGCCGGCTTCGCCGAGGCCGCGCTGTTCGAGATCGAGGATCCCGCGCAGCGCGAGGCCCCGCAGGTGGACCTCGACCTGCCCGACTACCCCGCCTGA